In a single window of the Anabas testudineus chromosome 17, fAnaTes1.2, whole genome shotgun sequence genome:
- the fubp1 gene encoding far upstream element-binding protein 1 isoform X5, translating to MADYSSVAPPSSNAGGGMNDAFKDALQRARQIAAKIGGDGVAAPPTNEFGYGGQKRPLEDADQPETKKVATNDAFSGMGGMGGAPRAASEEFKVPDGMVGFIIGRGGEQISRLQQESGCKIQIAPDSGGMPDRSVTLTGPPESIQTAKRLLTEIVEKGRPAPAFHHNDGPGMTVQEIMVPASKAGLVIGKGGETIKSLQERAGVKMVMIQDGPQNTGADKPLRISGEPFKVQQAKEMVMELIRDQGFREQRGEYGSRIGGGDSLDVPVPRFAVGIVIGRNGEMIKKIQNDTGVRIQFKPDDGSTPDRIAQIMGPPDQAQHAAEIISDLLRSVQAGGPPGHGGGRGRGRGQGNWNMGPPGGLQEFTFTVPTMKTGLIIGKGGETIKGISQQSGARIELQRNPPPNADPNLKMFTVRGSPQQIDYARQLVEEKIGGPVTPVGGPHGPPGPHGGPGPHGPPGPPGPPGAPMGPYNPGPYNQGPPGPHGPPAPYQPQGWGNGYQHWQQGQPDPNKAAADANAAAWAAYYAQYGQQPQAPMTPTSGAPGTTQTNGQGQQSQQPQDYTKAWEEYYKKQGQAAPQATAAAAAAASQPGGQPDYSAAWAEYYRQQAAYYGTANPQAMGAAPQAPQVHSCSESALHIHL from the exons ATGGCCGACTACAGCAGCGTGGCTCCCCCGTCCTCTAACGCCGGTGGCGGAATGAACGATGCTTTTAAAGACGCTCTACAGCGAGCACGACAG ATTGCAGCGAAGATCGGCGGTGATGGCGTTGCGGCACCTCCAACAAATGAATTTGGCTACGGAGGCCAGAAAAGGCCCCTGGAGGACGCTG ACCAACCAGAGACGAAGAAGGTGGCTACAAATGATG CGTTTTCGGGAATGGGAGGAATGGGTGGTGCCCCAAG GGCAGCATCAGAAGAATTTAAGGTTCCAGATGGAATGGTTGGATTCa TTATTGGAAGAGGAGGCGAGCAAATATCACGTCTGCAGCAGGAGTCTGGATGTAAGATACAGATTGCACCTG ACAGTGGAGGGATGCCAGACAGGTCGGTGACATTAACAGGTCCACCAGAATCAATCCA GACTGCCAAGAGGCTTCTGACAGAGATCGTTGAGAAGGGACGGCCTGCTCCAGCATTCCACCACAACGATGGCCCGGGGATGACTGTCCAGGAGATCATGGTCCCTGCCTCTAAAGCCGGCCTTGTCATTGGGAAGGGAGGAGAAACCATCAAAAGCCTTCAG GAAAGAGCTGGCGTGAAGATGGTCATGATCCAGGATGGACCCCAAAACACAGGCGCAGACAAACCACTTCGCATTTCAGGAGAACCTTTTAAAGTACAG CAAGCTAAAGAGATGGTGATGGAACTGATCAGAGATCAAGGCTTCAGGGAGCAGAGGGGCGAGTATGGTTCACGAATTGGAGGAGGAGATAGCTTAGAT GTTCCCGTCCCCCGGTTTGCAGTAGGAATAGTCATTGGCAGAAATGGAGAGATGATCAAGAAAATACAGAATGACACAGGTGTCAGGATCCAGTTTAAACCAG ATGATGGCAGCACACCAGACAGGATAGCACAGATTATGGGTCCCCCTGACCAGGCTCAGCATGCAGCAGAAATCATATCTGACCTGTTAAGGAGTGTCCAAGCTGGAGGACCCCCAGGACACGGAGGTGGCAGAGGACGTGGTCGTGGGCAGGGCAACTGGAACATGGGCCCCCCTGGAGGCCTGCAGGAGTTTACCTTCACCGTCCCTACTATGAAGACCGGCCTCATTATTGGGAAAG GTGGTGAGACAATCAAGGGCATCAGCCAGCAATCAGGAGCGCGAATCGAGCTACAGAGGAATCCTCCACCTAATGCTGATCCTAACCTCAAAATGTTCACAGTCAGGGGCTCTCCTCAACAGATCGACTATGCTCGGCAGCTGGTGGAGGAGAAAATTGGG GGACCAGTCACTCCTGTGGGTGGTCCACACGGCCCTCCTGGTCCACATGGAGGTCCAGGCCCACATGGTCCTCCCGGACCTCCTGGACCCCCTGGTGCTCCTATGGGTCCGTACAACCCTGGACCATACAACCAGGGACCTCCTGGACCACA TGGTCCTCCTGCACCTTACCAGCCTCAGGGTTGGGGCAATGGCTACCAACACTGGCAACAGGGACAACCTGATCCAA ataaagcagcagctgatgcCAATGCAGCAGCGTGGGCAGCCTACTATGCTCAGTATGGCCAGCAGCCTCAGGCTCCCATGACCCCGACCAGTGGAGCTCCTGGCACGACTCAAACCAACGGCCAAG GTCAACAGAGTCAACAACCTCAGGACTACACGAAAGCCTGGGAGGAGTACTACAAGAAACAAG GTCAAGCAGCTCCTCAGGCCACcgcagcggcagcagcagcagcctcccaGCCTGGAGGACAGCCGGACTACAGCGCTGCCTGGGCGGAGTACTACCGGCAGCAGGCCGCTTACTACGGCACGGCAAACCCTCAGGCGATGGGTGCAGCACCACAAGCCCCTCAGGTACACTCGTGCTCAGAATCTGCCCTGCACATTCACTTATAG
- the fubp1 gene encoding far upstream element-binding protein 1 isoform X3: MADYSSVAPPSSNAGGGMNDAFKDALQRARQIAAKIGGDGVAAPPTNEFGYGGQKRPLEDAGGYFPMPNLNIDQPETKKVATNDAFSGMGGMGGAPRAASEEFKVPDGMVGFIIGRGGEQISRLQQESGCKIQIAPDSGGMPDRSVTLTGPPESIQTAKRLLTEIVEKGRPAPAFHHNDGPGMTVQEIMVPASKAGLVIGKGGETIKSLQERAGVKMVMIQDGPQNTGADKPLRISGEPFKVQQAKEMVMELIRDQGFREQRGEYGSRIGGGDSLDVPVPRFAVGIVIGRNGEMIKKIQNDTGVRIQFKPDDGSTPDRIAQIMGPPDQAQHAAEIISDLLRSVQAGGPPGHGGGRGRGRGQGNWNMGPPGGLQEFTFTVPTMKTGLIIGKGGETIKGISQQSGARIELQRNPPPNADPNLKMFTVRGSPQQIDYARQLVEEKIGGPVTPVGGPHGPPGPHGGPGPHGPPGPPGPPGAPMGPYNPGPYNQGPPGPHGPPAPYQPQGWGNGYQHWQQGQPDPNKAAADANAAAWAAYYAQYGQQPQAPMTPTSGAPGTTQTNGQGDPQAAGQSGQADYTKAWEEYYKKMGQQSQQPQDYTKAWEEYYKKQGQAAPQATAAAAAAASQPGGQPDYSAAWAEYYRQQAAYYGTANPQAMGAAPQAPQGQ; encoded by the exons ATGGCCGACTACAGCAGCGTGGCTCCCCCGTCCTCTAACGCCGGTGGCGGAATGAACGATGCTTTTAAAGACGCTCTACAGCGAGCACGACAG ATTGCAGCGAAGATCGGCGGTGATGGCGTTGCGGCACCTCCAACAAATGAATTTGGCTACGGAGGCCAGAAAAGGCCCCTGGAGGACGCTGGTGGGTATTTTCCCATGCCTAACCTGAATATCG ACCAACCAGAGACGAAGAAGGTGGCTACAAATGATG CGTTTTCGGGAATGGGAGGAATGGGTGGTGCCCCAAG GGCAGCATCAGAAGAATTTAAGGTTCCAGATGGAATGGTTGGATTCa TTATTGGAAGAGGAGGCGAGCAAATATCACGTCTGCAGCAGGAGTCTGGATGTAAGATACAGATTGCACCTG ACAGTGGAGGGATGCCAGACAGGTCGGTGACATTAACAGGTCCACCAGAATCAATCCA GACTGCCAAGAGGCTTCTGACAGAGATCGTTGAGAAGGGACGGCCTGCTCCAGCATTCCACCACAACGATGGCCCGGGGATGACTGTCCAGGAGATCATGGTCCCTGCCTCTAAAGCCGGCCTTGTCATTGGGAAGGGAGGAGAAACCATCAAAAGCCTTCAG GAAAGAGCTGGCGTGAAGATGGTCATGATCCAGGATGGACCCCAAAACACAGGCGCAGACAAACCACTTCGCATTTCAGGAGAACCTTTTAAAGTACAG CAAGCTAAAGAGATGGTGATGGAACTGATCAGAGATCAAGGCTTCAGGGAGCAGAGGGGCGAGTATGGTTCACGAATTGGAGGAGGAGATAGCTTAGAT GTTCCCGTCCCCCGGTTTGCAGTAGGAATAGTCATTGGCAGAAATGGAGAGATGATCAAGAAAATACAGAATGACACAGGTGTCAGGATCCAGTTTAAACCAG ATGATGGCAGCACACCAGACAGGATAGCACAGATTATGGGTCCCCCTGACCAGGCTCAGCATGCAGCAGAAATCATATCTGACCTGTTAAGGAGTGTCCAAGCTGGAGGACCCCCAGGACACGGAGGTGGCAGAGGACGTGGTCGTGGGCAGGGCAACTGGAACATGGGCCCCCCTGGAGGCCTGCAGGAGTTTACCTTCACCGTCCCTACTATGAAGACCGGCCTCATTATTGGGAAAG GTGGTGAGACAATCAAGGGCATCAGCCAGCAATCAGGAGCGCGAATCGAGCTACAGAGGAATCCTCCACCTAATGCTGATCCTAACCTCAAAATGTTCACAGTCAGGGGCTCTCCTCAACAGATCGACTATGCTCGGCAGCTGGTGGAGGAGAAAATTGGG GGACCAGTCACTCCTGTGGGTGGTCCACACGGCCCTCCTGGTCCACATGGAGGTCCAGGCCCACATGGTCCTCCCGGACCTCCTGGACCCCCTGGTGCTCCTATGGGTCCGTACAACCCTGGACCATACAACCAGGGACCTCCTGGACCACA TGGTCCTCCTGCACCTTACCAGCCTCAGGGTTGGGGCAATGGCTACCAACACTGGCAACAGGGACAACCTGATCCAA ataaagcagcagctgatgcCAATGCAGCAGCGTGGGCAGCCTACTATGCTCAGTATGGCCAGCAGCCTCAGGCTCCCATGACCCCGACCAGTGGAGCTCCTGGCACGACTCAAACCAACGGCCAAG GTGACCCACAGGCTGCAGGTCAAAGTGGACAGGCAGATTACACCAAGGCCTGGGAGGAATATTACAAGAAAATGG GTCAACAGAGTCAACAACCTCAGGACTACACGAAAGCCTGGGAGGAGTACTACAAGAAACAAG GTCAAGCAGCTCCTCAGGCCACcgcagcggcagcagcagcagcctcccaGCCTGGAGGACAGCCGGACTACAGCGCTGCCTGGGCGGAGTACTACCGGCAGCAGGCCGCTTACTACGGCACGGCAAACCCTCAGGCGATGGGTGCAGCACCACAAGCCCCTCAG GGCCAGTAA
- the fubp1 gene encoding far upstream element-binding protein 1 isoform X1, with protein sequence MADYSSVAPPSSNAGGGMNDAFKDALQRARQIAAKIGGDGVAAPPTNEFGYGGQKRPLEDAGGYFPMPNLNIDQPETKKVATNDAFSGMGGMGGAPRAASEEFKVPDGMVGFIIGRGGEQISRLQQESGCKIQIAPDSGGMPDRSVTLTGPPESIQTAKRLLTEIVEKGRPAPAFHHNDGPGMTVQEIMVPASKAGLVIGKGGETIKSLQERAGVKMVMIQDGPQNTGADKPLRISGEPFKVQQAKEMVMELIRDQGFREQRGEYGSRIGGGDSLDVPVPRFAVGIVIGRNGEMIKKIQNDTGVRIQFKPDDGSTPDRIAQIMGPPDQAQHAAEIISDLLRSVQAGGPPGHGGGRGRGRGQGNWNMGPPGGLQEFTFTVPTMKTGLIIGKGGETIKGISQQSGARIELQRNPPPNADPNLKMFTVRGSPQQIDYARQLVEEKIGGPVTPVGGPHGPPGPHGGPGPHGPPGPPGPPGAPMGPYNPGPYNQGPPGPHGPPAPYQPQGWGNGYQHWQQGQPDPNKAAADANAAAWAAYYAQYGQQPQAPMTPTSGAPGTTQTNGQGDPQAAGQSGQADYTKAWEEYYKKMGQQSQQPQDYTKAWEEYYKKQGQAAPQATAAAAAAASQPGGQPDYSAAWAEYYRQQAAYYGTANPQAMGAAPQAPQVHSCSESALHIHL encoded by the exons ATGGCCGACTACAGCAGCGTGGCTCCCCCGTCCTCTAACGCCGGTGGCGGAATGAACGATGCTTTTAAAGACGCTCTACAGCGAGCACGACAG ATTGCAGCGAAGATCGGCGGTGATGGCGTTGCGGCACCTCCAACAAATGAATTTGGCTACGGAGGCCAGAAAAGGCCCCTGGAGGACGCTGGTGGGTATTTTCCCATGCCTAACCTGAATATCG ACCAACCAGAGACGAAGAAGGTGGCTACAAATGATG CGTTTTCGGGAATGGGAGGAATGGGTGGTGCCCCAAG GGCAGCATCAGAAGAATTTAAGGTTCCAGATGGAATGGTTGGATTCa TTATTGGAAGAGGAGGCGAGCAAATATCACGTCTGCAGCAGGAGTCTGGATGTAAGATACAGATTGCACCTG ACAGTGGAGGGATGCCAGACAGGTCGGTGACATTAACAGGTCCACCAGAATCAATCCA GACTGCCAAGAGGCTTCTGACAGAGATCGTTGAGAAGGGACGGCCTGCTCCAGCATTCCACCACAACGATGGCCCGGGGATGACTGTCCAGGAGATCATGGTCCCTGCCTCTAAAGCCGGCCTTGTCATTGGGAAGGGAGGAGAAACCATCAAAAGCCTTCAG GAAAGAGCTGGCGTGAAGATGGTCATGATCCAGGATGGACCCCAAAACACAGGCGCAGACAAACCACTTCGCATTTCAGGAGAACCTTTTAAAGTACAG CAAGCTAAAGAGATGGTGATGGAACTGATCAGAGATCAAGGCTTCAGGGAGCAGAGGGGCGAGTATGGTTCACGAATTGGAGGAGGAGATAGCTTAGAT GTTCCCGTCCCCCGGTTTGCAGTAGGAATAGTCATTGGCAGAAATGGAGAGATGATCAAGAAAATACAGAATGACACAGGTGTCAGGATCCAGTTTAAACCAG ATGATGGCAGCACACCAGACAGGATAGCACAGATTATGGGTCCCCCTGACCAGGCTCAGCATGCAGCAGAAATCATATCTGACCTGTTAAGGAGTGTCCAAGCTGGAGGACCCCCAGGACACGGAGGTGGCAGAGGACGTGGTCGTGGGCAGGGCAACTGGAACATGGGCCCCCCTGGAGGCCTGCAGGAGTTTACCTTCACCGTCCCTACTATGAAGACCGGCCTCATTATTGGGAAAG GTGGTGAGACAATCAAGGGCATCAGCCAGCAATCAGGAGCGCGAATCGAGCTACAGAGGAATCCTCCACCTAATGCTGATCCTAACCTCAAAATGTTCACAGTCAGGGGCTCTCCTCAACAGATCGACTATGCTCGGCAGCTGGTGGAGGAGAAAATTGGG GGACCAGTCACTCCTGTGGGTGGTCCACACGGCCCTCCTGGTCCACATGGAGGTCCAGGCCCACATGGTCCTCCCGGACCTCCTGGACCCCCTGGTGCTCCTATGGGTCCGTACAACCCTGGACCATACAACCAGGGACCTCCTGGACCACA TGGTCCTCCTGCACCTTACCAGCCTCAGGGTTGGGGCAATGGCTACCAACACTGGCAACAGGGACAACCTGATCCAA ataaagcagcagctgatgcCAATGCAGCAGCGTGGGCAGCCTACTATGCTCAGTATGGCCAGCAGCCTCAGGCTCCCATGACCCCGACCAGTGGAGCTCCTGGCACGACTCAAACCAACGGCCAAG GTGACCCACAGGCTGCAGGTCAAAGTGGACAGGCAGATTACACCAAGGCCTGGGAGGAATATTACAAGAAAATGG GTCAACAGAGTCAACAACCTCAGGACTACACGAAAGCCTGGGAGGAGTACTACAAGAAACAAG GTCAAGCAGCTCCTCAGGCCACcgcagcggcagcagcagcagcctcccaGCCTGGAGGACAGCCGGACTACAGCGCTGCCTGGGCGGAGTACTACCGGCAGCAGGCCGCTTACTACGGCACGGCAAACCCTCAGGCGATGGGTGCAGCACCACAAGCCCCTCAGGTACACTCGTGCTCAGAATCTGCCCTGCACATTCACTTATAG
- the fubp1 gene encoding far upstream element-binding protein 1 isoform X4: MADYSSVAPPSSNAGGGMNDAFKDALQRARQIAAKIGGDGVAAPPTNEFGYGGQKRPLEDAGGYFPMPNLNIDQPETKKVATNDAFSGMGGMGGAPRAASEEFKVPDGMVGFIIGRGGEQISRLQQESGCKIQIAPDSGGMPDRSVTLTGPPESIQTAKRLLTEIVEKGRPAPAFHHNDGPGMTVQEIMVPASKAGLVIGKGGETIKSLQERAGVKMVMIQDGPQNTGADKPLRISGEPFKVQQAKEMVMELIRDQGFREQRGEYGSRIGGGDSLDVPVPRFAVGIVIGRNGEMIKKIQNDTGVRIQFKPDDGSTPDRIAQIMGPPDQAQHAAEIISDLLRSVQAGGPPGHGGGRGRGRGQGNWNMGPPGGLQEFTFTVPTMKTGLIIGKGGETIKGISQQSGARIELQRNPPPNADPNLKMFTVRGSPQQIDYARQLVEEKIGGPVTPVGGPHGPPGPHGGPGPHGPPGPPGPPGAPMGPYNPGPYNQGPPGPHGPPAPYQPQGWGNGYQHWQQGQPDPNKAAADANAAAWAAYYAQYGQQPQAPMTPTSGAPGTTQTNGQGQQSQQPQDYTKAWEEYYKKQGQAAPQATAAAAAAASQPGGQPDYSAAWAEYYRQQAAYYGTANPQAMGAAPQAPQVHSCSESALHIHL, from the exons ATGGCCGACTACAGCAGCGTGGCTCCCCCGTCCTCTAACGCCGGTGGCGGAATGAACGATGCTTTTAAAGACGCTCTACAGCGAGCACGACAG ATTGCAGCGAAGATCGGCGGTGATGGCGTTGCGGCACCTCCAACAAATGAATTTGGCTACGGAGGCCAGAAAAGGCCCCTGGAGGACGCTGGTGGGTATTTTCCCATGCCTAACCTGAATATCG ACCAACCAGAGACGAAGAAGGTGGCTACAAATGATG CGTTTTCGGGAATGGGAGGAATGGGTGGTGCCCCAAG GGCAGCATCAGAAGAATTTAAGGTTCCAGATGGAATGGTTGGATTCa TTATTGGAAGAGGAGGCGAGCAAATATCACGTCTGCAGCAGGAGTCTGGATGTAAGATACAGATTGCACCTG ACAGTGGAGGGATGCCAGACAGGTCGGTGACATTAACAGGTCCACCAGAATCAATCCA GACTGCCAAGAGGCTTCTGACAGAGATCGTTGAGAAGGGACGGCCTGCTCCAGCATTCCACCACAACGATGGCCCGGGGATGACTGTCCAGGAGATCATGGTCCCTGCCTCTAAAGCCGGCCTTGTCATTGGGAAGGGAGGAGAAACCATCAAAAGCCTTCAG GAAAGAGCTGGCGTGAAGATGGTCATGATCCAGGATGGACCCCAAAACACAGGCGCAGACAAACCACTTCGCATTTCAGGAGAACCTTTTAAAGTACAG CAAGCTAAAGAGATGGTGATGGAACTGATCAGAGATCAAGGCTTCAGGGAGCAGAGGGGCGAGTATGGTTCACGAATTGGAGGAGGAGATAGCTTAGAT GTTCCCGTCCCCCGGTTTGCAGTAGGAATAGTCATTGGCAGAAATGGAGAGATGATCAAGAAAATACAGAATGACACAGGTGTCAGGATCCAGTTTAAACCAG ATGATGGCAGCACACCAGACAGGATAGCACAGATTATGGGTCCCCCTGACCAGGCTCAGCATGCAGCAGAAATCATATCTGACCTGTTAAGGAGTGTCCAAGCTGGAGGACCCCCAGGACACGGAGGTGGCAGAGGACGTGGTCGTGGGCAGGGCAACTGGAACATGGGCCCCCCTGGAGGCCTGCAGGAGTTTACCTTCACCGTCCCTACTATGAAGACCGGCCTCATTATTGGGAAAG GTGGTGAGACAATCAAGGGCATCAGCCAGCAATCAGGAGCGCGAATCGAGCTACAGAGGAATCCTCCACCTAATGCTGATCCTAACCTCAAAATGTTCACAGTCAGGGGCTCTCCTCAACAGATCGACTATGCTCGGCAGCTGGTGGAGGAGAAAATTGGG GGACCAGTCACTCCTGTGGGTGGTCCACACGGCCCTCCTGGTCCACATGGAGGTCCAGGCCCACATGGTCCTCCCGGACCTCCTGGACCCCCTGGTGCTCCTATGGGTCCGTACAACCCTGGACCATACAACCAGGGACCTCCTGGACCACA TGGTCCTCCTGCACCTTACCAGCCTCAGGGTTGGGGCAATGGCTACCAACACTGGCAACAGGGACAACCTGATCCAA ataaagcagcagctgatgcCAATGCAGCAGCGTGGGCAGCCTACTATGCTCAGTATGGCCAGCAGCCTCAGGCTCCCATGACCCCGACCAGTGGAGCTCCTGGCACGACTCAAACCAACGGCCAAG GTCAACAGAGTCAACAACCTCAGGACTACACGAAAGCCTGGGAGGAGTACTACAAGAAACAAG GTCAAGCAGCTCCTCAGGCCACcgcagcggcagcagcagcagcctcccaGCCTGGAGGACAGCCGGACTACAGCGCTGCCTGGGCGGAGTACTACCGGCAGCAGGCCGCTTACTACGGCACGGCAAACCCTCAGGCGATGGGTGCAGCACCACAAGCCCCTCAGGTACACTCGTGCTCAGAATCTGCCCTGCACATTCACTTATAG
- the fubp1 gene encoding far upstream element-binding protein 1 isoform X2, whose translation MADYSSVAPPSSNAGGGMNDAFKDALQRARQIAAKIGGDGVAAPPTNEFGYGGQKRPLEDADQPETKKVATNDAFSGMGGMGGAPRAASEEFKVPDGMVGFIIGRGGEQISRLQQESGCKIQIAPDSGGMPDRSVTLTGPPESIQTAKRLLTEIVEKGRPAPAFHHNDGPGMTVQEIMVPASKAGLVIGKGGETIKSLQERAGVKMVMIQDGPQNTGADKPLRISGEPFKVQQAKEMVMELIRDQGFREQRGEYGSRIGGGDSLDVPVPRFAVGIVIGRNGEMIKKIQNDTGVRIQFKPDDGSTPDRIAQIMGPPDQAQHAAEIISDLLRSVQAGGPPGHGGGRGRGRGQGNWNMGPPGGLQEFTFTVPTMKTGLIIGKGGETIKGISQQSGARIELQRNPPPNADPNLKMFTVRGSPQQIDYARQLVEEKIGGPVTPVGGPHGPPGPHGGPGPHGPPGPPGPPGAPMGPYNPGPYNQGPPGPHGPPAPYQPQGWGNGYQHWQQGQPDPNKAAADANAAAWAAYYAQYGQQPQAPMTPTSGAPGTTQTNGQGDPQAAGQSGQADYTKAWEEYYKKMGQQSQQPQDYTKAWEEYYKKQGQAAPQATAAAAAAASQPGGQPDYSAAWAEYYRQQAAYYGTANPQAMGAAPQAPQVHSCSESALHIHL comes from the exons ATGGCCGACTACAGCAGCGTGGCTCCCCCGTCCTCTAACGCCGGTGGCGGAATGAACGATGCTTTTAAAGACGCTCTACAGCGAGCACGACAG ATTGCAGCGAAGATCGGCGGTGATGGCGTTGCGGCACCTCCAACAAATGAATTTGGCTACGGAGGCCAGAAAAGGCCCCTGGAGGACGCTG ACCAACCAGAGACGAAGAAGGTGGCTACAAATGATG CGTTTTCGGGAATGGGAGGAATGGGTGGTGCCCCAAG GGCAGCATCAGAAGAATTTAAGGTTCCAGATGGAATGGTTGGATTCa TTATTGGAAGAGGAGGCGAGCAAATATCACGTCTGCAGCAGGAGTCTGGATGTAAGATACAGATTGCACCTG ACAGTGGAGGGATGCCAGACAGGTCGGTGACATTAACAGGTCCACCAGAATCAATCCA GACTGCCAAGAGGCTTCTGACAGAGATCGTTGAGAAGGGACGGCCTGCTCCAGCATTCCACCACAACGATGGCCCGGGGATGACTGTCCAGGAGATCATGGTCCCTGCCTCTAAAGCCGGCCTTGTCATTGGGAAGGGAGGAGAAACCATCAAAAGCCTTCAG GAAAGAGCTGGCGTGAAGATGGTCATGATCCAGGATGGACCCCAAAACACAGGCGCAGACAAACCACTTCGCATTTCAGGAGAACCTTTTAAAGTACAG CAAGCTAAAGAGATGGTGATGGAACTGATCAGAGATCAAGGCTTCAGGGAGCAGAGGGGCGAGTATGGTTCACGAATTGGAGGAGGAGATAGCTTAGAT GTTCCCGTCCCCCGGTTTGCAGTAGGAATAGTCATTGGCAGAAATGGAGAGATGATCAAGAAAATACAGAATGACACAGGTGTCAGGATCCAGTTTAAACCAG ATGATGGCAGCACACCAGACAGGATAGCACAGATTATGGGTCCCCCTGACCAGGCTCAGCATGCAGCAGAAATCATATCTGACCTGTTAAGGAGTGTCCAAGCTGGAGGACCCCCAGGACACGGAGGTGGCAGAGGACGTGGTCGTGGGCAGGGCAACTGGAACATGGGCCCCCCTGGAGGCCTGCAGGAGTTTACCTTCACCGTCCCTACTATGAAGACCGGCCTCATTATTGGGAAAG GTGGTGAGACAATCAAGGGCATCAGCCAGCAATCAGGAGCGCGAATCGAGCTACAGAGGAATCCTCCACCTAATGCTGATCCTAACCTCAAAATGTTCACAGTCAGGGGCTCTCCTCAACAGATCGACTATGCTCGGCAGCTGGTGGAGGAGAAAATTGGG GGACCAGTCACTCCTGTGGGTGGTCCACACGGCCCTCCTGGTCCACATGGAGGTCCAGGCCCACATGGTCCTCCCGGACCTCCTGGACCCCCTGGTGCTCCTATGGGTCCGTACAACCCTGGACCATACAACCAGGGACCTCCTGGACCACA TGGTCCTCCTGCACCTTACCAGCCTCAGGGTTGGGGCAATGGCTACCAACACTGGCAACAGGGACAACCTGATCCAA ataaagcagcagctgatgcCAATGCAGCAGCGTGGGCAGCCTACTATGCTCAGTATGGCCAGCAGCCTCAGGCTCCCATGACCCCGACCAGTGGAGCTCCTGGCACGACTCAAACCAACGGCCAAG GTGACCCACAGGCTGCAGGTCAAAGTGGACAGGCAGATTACACCAAGGCCTGGGAGGAATATTACAAGAAAATGG GTCAACAGAGTCAACAACCTCAGGACTACACGAAAGCCTGGGAGGAGTACTACAAGAAACAAG GTCAAGCAGCTCCTCAGGCCACcgcagcggcagcagcagcagcctcccaGCCTGGAGGACAGCCGGACTACAGCGCTGCCTGGGCGGAGTACTACCGGCAGCAGGCCGCTTACTACGGCACGGCAAACCCTCAGGCGATGGGTGCAGCACCACAAGCCCCTCAGGTACACTCGTGCTCAGAATCTGCCCTGCACATTCACTTATAG